From Amycolatopsis sp. YIM 10, the proteins below share one genomic window:
- a CDS encoding EamA family transporter: MNVTALLLVLGAAVVHAGWNLAAKRVADGGARFVFLYYTVTAVVFAPVAAVSLLFADERPQWTWLLAAAGTAVLHVAYGIVLQRGYAVGDLSVVYPLARGSGPLLSVLAAVLVLGERPGWLGLLGAFLVVAGVLVIGSGGAGADPKQRRAGIFYGLLTGAAIAGYTLWDAHSVTSLAVPPLVYFSLGAVLQSALLAPYALRGAATGELWRRHRREVLLVGVFSPVAYLLVLFAMRLAPVSLVAPARELSIVLGGLAGWLVLGEADPVRRVLGSCVVLAGITAIAVA, from the coding sequence GTGAACGTGACGGCGCTGCTACTCGTGCTCGGTGCGGCGGTGGTGCACGCCGGGTGGAACCTCGCCGCGAAGCGGGTCGCGGACGGCGGGGCACGGTTCGTTTTCCTCTACTACACGGTGACAGCCGTGGTCTTCGCCCCGGTGGCGGCGGTCTCCCTGCTGTTCGCCGACGAGCGTCCACAGTGGACGTGGTTGCTGGCGGCGGCCGGGACAGCGGTGCTCCACGTCGCCTACGGGATCGTGCTCCAGCGCGGCTACGCGGTCGGCGACCTGTCCGTGGTGTACCCGCTGGCCAGGGGCAGCGGGCCGCTGCTGTCGGTGCTGGCCGCGGTCCTCGTGCTCGGCGAGCGGCCGGGCTGGCTCGGCCTGCTGGGTGCCTTCCTGGTGGTCGCCGGGGTGCTGGTGATCGGCAGTGGCGGGGCGGGCGCCGACCCGAAGCAACGCCGCGCCGGCATCTTCTACGGCCTGCTCACCGGGGCCGCGATCGCCGGGTACACGCTCTGGGACGCGCATTCGGTGACCAGCCTGGCGGTACCGCCGCTGGTCTACTTCAGCCTCGGCGCGGTGCTGCAGAGCGCGCTGCTCGCACCGTACGCCCTGCGCGGCGCCGCCACCGGTGAGCTGTGGCGCAGGCACCGCCGCGAGGTGCTGCTGGTCGGCGTGTTCTCACCGGTGGCCTACCTGCTCGTGTTGTTCGCCATGCGGCTGGCGCCGGTGAGCCTGGTCGCACCGGCCCGCGAGCTGAGCATCGTGCTCGGCGGCCTGGCCGGGTGGCTGGTACTGGGCGAAGCCGACCCGGTACGCCGCGTGCTCGGTTCCTGTGTCGTGCTGGCCGGCATCACCGCCATTGCGGTGGCGTGA
- a CDS encoding DUF6346 domain-containing protein — MTNPTRRLVKALAWCLALVLGLLAWSTVSRVTYGGDPEADRLGVATVTGCAEHGPIGLHGFGTSYTCQADVRWSDGETEHAEFPAGQLEPGERDVPIYLDTSESGRADTTLGRNDTAKYSAVRLPAVIGLGFLVVALALGAGVALYRVFRPETRTETKEWPVTRAELKAVRVPRLQLLVAWLVFAVVYTVLATIPRYDAPRGEGAFTSPWPQIERALLADPPATGVVIIGLILAALVWAISSSVRTDAARVRKYGPEFLARDQRKKPVAAERPKRDTAGLVFGLLLLAAAVWGTIRVISTGTAGSADAPLTVWLASARDAVLLACLGALWLATAETSHQRIARLLAEHAGQRSESGGTGGGTATS; from the coding sequence GTGACGAACCCCACGCGCCGGCTGGTCAAAGCGCTCGCCTGGTGCCTCGCGCTGGTACTCGGCCTGCTGGCCTGGAGCACGGTCTCGCGGGTGACCTACGGCGGTGATCCGGAAGCCGATCGGCTCGGCGTGGCCACCGTGACCGGCTGCGCCGAGCACGGTCCGATCGGGTTGCACGGCTTCGGCACCAGCTACACCTGCCAGGCCGACGTCCGCTGGTCGGACGGCGAAACCGAGCACGCCGAGTTCCCGGCGGGGCAGCTCGAGCCGGGTGAGCGGGACGTGCCGATCTACCTCGACACGTCCGAATCCGGCCGCGCCGACACCACGCTCGGCCGCAACGACACGGCGAAGTACTCGGCGGTGCGGTTACCGGCGGTGATCGGGCTCGGCTTCCTGGTCGTGGCGCTCGCGCTGGGCGCCGGGGTCGCGCTGTACCGGGTGTTCCGGCCGGAGACGCGTACCGAGACCAAGGAGTGGCCGGTCACGCGGGCCGAGCTGAAGGCGGTCCGGGTCCCGCGGCTCCAGTTGCTCGTGGCCTGGCTCGTGTTCGCCGTGGTCTACACCGTGCTGGCGACCATCCCGCGGTACGACGCGCCCCGCGGCGAGGGCGCATTCACCTCACCGTGGCCGCAGATCGAGCGGGCGCTGCTGGCGGATCCGCCCGCCACCGGCGTGGTGATCATCGGCCTCATCCTCGCGGCGCTCGTCTGGGCCATCTCCTCGTCCGTGCGAACCGACGCCGCGCGAGTGCGCAAGTACGGACCCGAGTTTCTGGCGCGCGACCAGCGGAAGAAGCCTGTTGCGGCTGAACGGCCCAAGCGGGATACCGCCGGACTGGTGTTCGGACTGCTCTTGCTGGCGGCGGCCGTCTGGGGCACCATCCGCGTCATCTCGACCGGGACGGCCGGTTCGGCCGATGCGCCGTTGACGGTCTGGCTGGCTTCGGCACGGGACGCCGTGCTGCTCGCCTGCCTGGGTGCGCTCTGGCTGGCTACGGCCGAGACCTCGCACCAGCGGATCGCGCGCCTGCTCGCCGAGCACGCCGGACAGCGCTCGGAATCGGGCGGAACCGGGGGCGGTACCGCTACGTCGTAG
- a CDS encoding WXG100 family type VII secretion target, with protein sequence MGATDGAGIVDSVYQAANDFNNPEDWAMDGLALGLDTLGFIANPLGGLLSAGIGWLIEHLDFLKEPLDDLAGDPGKINEIAAVWGEQIRKEVGQIADDYNKAIESETAGWEGEASVKYRETGRQIVEQIKSLDAASAAVSEGLRGSGQLVATVRGIIRDIIAEVVAEIVLAAAAALATSWCTLGGSIAAFTGWAVARGAATAGKIAGKISKLLMKLATILNKFSKLRGAVQALGKLAKRFGDTAKTLGKTAGRNGKALRQVEGAVDGWKDAVTSKLPGGLKHVADGADSLMAKRVRDGFSDTISPGNFGRVGLYEVAKEEANADENYEEAKQNVAKGS encoded by the coding sequence ATGGGGGCCACCGACGGCGCGGGGATCGTCGATTCCGTCTACCAGGCGGCGAACGATTTCAACAATCCCGAGGACTGGGCGATGGACGGGCTGGCGCTCGGCCTCGACACGCTCGGCTTCATCGCCAACCCGCTGGGCGGTCTGCTCAGCGCCGGCATCGGCTGGCTGATCGAGCACCTGGACTTCCTCAAGGAACCGCTCGACGACCTGGCGGGCGATCCGGGCAAGATCAACGAGATCGCCGCGGTCTGGGGTGAGCAGATCCGCAAGGAGGTCGGCCAGATCGCCGACGACTACAACAAGGCGATCGAGTCCGAGACCGCGGGCTGGGAGGGCGAGGCCTCGGTCAAGTACCGCGAGACCGGCCGGCAGATCGTCGAGCAGATCAAGTCGCTCGACGCCGCTTCGGCCGCGGTGTCCGAGGGCCTGCGCGGCTCCGGGCAGCTGGTCGCCACCGTGCGCGGCATCATCCGCGACATCATCGCCGAGGTGGTGGCCGAGATCGTGCTGGCGGCCGCGGCCGCGCTGGCCACCAGCTGGTGCACGCTCGGTGGCTCGATCGCCGCCTTCACCGGCTGGGCCGTGGCCCGTGGTGCGGCCACCGCGGGCAAGATCGCCGGCAAGATCTCCAAGCTGCTGATGAAGCTGGCGACCATCCTCAACAAGTTCAGCAAGCTCCGCGGCGCGGTGCAGGCGCTGGGCAAGCTGGCCAAGCGGTTCGGCGACACGGCCAAGACCCTCGGCAAGACCGCCGGCCGCAACGGCAAGGCGCTGCGCCAGGTGGAAGGCGCGGTGGACGGCTGGAAGGACGCGGTCACCAGCAAGCTGCCCGGCGGGCTCAAGCACGTCGCCGACGGCGCCGACAGCCTGATGGCCAAGCGGGTCCGCGACGGGTTCTCCGACACCATCAGCCCCGGCAACTTCGGCCGGGTCGGCCTGTACGAGGTCGCCAAGGAAGAGGCGAACGCGGACGAGAACTACGAGGAAGCCAAGCAGAACGTCGCAAAGGGTTCCTGA
- a CDS encoding class I SAM-dependent methyltransferase: MSTSLEQVLDRAFGHPRGLLGRLGGWLMAAGNAATERHVVDVARLTQGETVLVLGPGPGVGVLAAADRAGRVIGVDPSAEMLELCAERCEGASNVELHLGSAAETGLDDNSADVVISVNNVQLWPDRAAGLAELRRVLRPGGKLVLSAHEKWLPVSRHELAAEVSEAGFTDLQTWVWDPPGPMAARAAQLRAISVD, translated from the coding sequence ATGAGTACTTCCCTCGAACAAGTGCTGGACCGGGCCTTCGGTCACCCGCGTGGGCTGCTCGGGCGCCTCGGCGGCTGGCTGATGGCGGCGGGCAACGCGGCCACCGAACGCCACGTCGTCGACGTGGCGCGGCTCACCCAGGGTGAGACCGTGCTGGTCCTCGGGCCGGGACCGGGCGTCGGCGTGCTCGCCGCCGCGGACCGGGCCGGCCGGGTGATCGGCGTCGATCCGTCCGCCGAAATGCTGGAGTTGTGCGCCGAGCGCTGCGAAGGCGCGTCGAACGTGGAACTGCACCTCGGCTCCGCCGCGGAGACCGGTCTCGACGACAACTCGGCCGACGTGGTGATCTCGGTGAACAACGTGCAGCTGTGGCCCGACCGCGCGGCCGGGCTCGCCGAACTGCGCCGGGTGCTCCGGCCCGGCGGCAAGCTCGTGCTGTCCGCCCACGAGAAGTGGCTTCCCGTGAGCAGGCACGAACTCGCCGCCGAAGTGTCCGAAGCCGGGTTCACCGATCTCCAGACCTGGGTCTGGGACCCGCCGGGCCCGATGGCCGCGCGGGCGGCGCAGCTACGGGCGATCAGCGTCGACTGA
- a CDS encoding VOC family protein translates to MEVLSSRVLLMPKDLDVSTAFYRDTLGLAIYREIPVGTIFFLGGGFLELVGRGETGPTPDIAFWLQVRDLPATLAELAAKGVEPVREARREPWGLDEAWIADPDGTRIVLVEVPAGHPLRTDVRDHSAG, encoded by the coding sequence ATGGAAGTTCTGAGCAGCCGCGTCCTGTTGATGCCGAAGGACCTCGATGTCTCCACCGCCTTCTACCGGGACACCCTCGGCCTGGCGATCTACCGCGAGATCCCGGTCGGCACCATCTTCTTCCTCGGCGGCGGCTTCCTGGAACTCGTCGGCCGCGGGGAGACCGGGCCGACCCCGGACATCGCCTTCTGGCTGCAGGTCCGCGATCTGCCCGCCACGCTGGCCGAACTCGCGGCCAAGGGGGTCGAGCCGGTGCGCGAGGCCCGTCGTGAGCCGTGGGGCCTGGACGAGGCCTGGATCGCCGACCCCGACGGCACCCGGATCGTGCTGGTCGAAGTACCCGCCGGCCATCCGCTGCGCACCGACGTCCGGGACCACTCGGCGGGCTGA
- a CDS encoding YbaB/EbfC family nucleoid-associated protein translates to MATEGMAGGEQWLADYTRRVGDIQRRAQETQDQIKNMRARASSPDGAVTVVLAPGGRLESLTLSPASVQLGHQRLAASITQTIQAAHADAAAQTQAALQPLVGESDAMEFLKDQVGAAVAEDPAAPRAEDQPPPRRDRGPDDDDDDFGGSIMRRV, encoded by the coding sequence GTGGCAACTGAGGGAATGGCCGGCGGTGAGCAGTGGCTCGCCGACTACACCCGGCGCGTCGGGGACATCCAGCGCAGGGCGCAGGAAACCCAGGACCAGATCAAGAACATGCGTGCGCGGGCGAGCAGCCCCGACGGCGCGGTGACCGTGGTACTGGCCCCAGGGGGCAGACTCGAGAGCCTCACCCTCAGTCCCGCTTCGGTGCAGCTCGGGCACCAGCGGCTGGCCGCGTCCATCACGCAGACCATCCAGGCCGCGCACGCCGACGCCGCCGCGCAGACGCAGGCCGCGCTCCAGCCGCTGGTCGGCGAGTCCGACGCGATGGAGTTCCTGAAGGACCAGGTCGGCGCCGCGGTCGCGGAGGACCCGGCCGCACCGCGGGCCGAGGATCAGCCGCCGCCGCGCCGCGACCGGGGTCCCGACGACGATGACGACGACTTCGGCGGCTCGATCATGAGGAGGGTCTGA